The proteins below are encoded in one region of Thermothelomyces thermophilus ATCC 42464 chromosome 1, complete sequence:
- a CDS encoding non-ribosomal peptide synthetase, producing MPAPTPMPFFSGPAPEPGTPMVANLSPPTGDLEAVMPLSKVQLVLWLDYLRRPMATHYLLTAKVDLGHHAVSLEDIVRAIHLLTRRHAMLRSTFHVEDSGAAADDFEKAYMAVHTAETAFPDIEMIDHSQTAGSNLNWRRGFDLSTQFPIRWVICTDTSPRGQGLPGPTCTLYVVGHHIAVDGSAMNLLFKEVLVSLGLRDEEREQAVATPQNQLSLFLSYGDYIHQQNAYLRSSPGQAARKFWLSQVRHTTPFEWNMAAAGTAAEVGGREIPNRTIDTWSFWSNEEIRKWSQPYKTSWFRIVASIVGLVTAGASTPAPHHDHALMVAFASRPPAFASCVSHMANTMPVRFPLSALLRDGGKATFADAVKAFGKNLSQAKRHEMYPFMTLMEEASKVMDDGLLRFKVALSFTPMPADGRYALCPIEGVWDLFFCFLRQDDGVSLGVIANPRVFDQEAVSRLKTMFVETAALSQTNPEFLLSSLDFMQNRDLGQIIAGPRIDDVEAISNCRVHQWIRARAAVQPDAVALFSAERQASMTYAEVVGKSAQIARLLVRTGTAPGDKVVLHIDRSFETVAWILGILEAGACFVVIDKAWPARHKSAIWGVLKPKVIVTDTHEVPNPHGAVVINTLEHRDEITSMPKEPLGIQTANDSLASVIFTSGSTGQPKGVMIDQANISHFVSATRSVYKIGPFSRVLQFASFAFDASLLEWAVTLAYGGTLCFAEQPQVLVGEYLSEVIRRNRVNFFHTTPSVLFTLRDAVEDDRDNYPSLSIVSVGGEASPAGLLNQWRRKFEVLHAYGPTETTYVIPQNSNPDGEQQSPTPGSSVIGTPLPNTRILICAPDSLEPLPAGKVGEICIVGPQTARGYIRQEQLTRSKFHTLGVEGGRQLRLYRTGDRGFLSVENGVLSISGRMDTVREIKVRGYRVNLPEVERGVLEASDLISLASVQVVDGSLVALIVLSTTIAGSGGAARGSVDTATWDEHEAELRAKLAANMPSYAVPSRFVVVDMLPLNPNGKIDHVQAGKLAQKLASGGGVEAAKPENTAAAAVLSRPKTCPVPTAKDGEMAEQTVEIRRAKLTAQVSELWRQILRLSGPLGEDVSFFDAGGHSMLLERLHKAMAARFPEAGLRLLDLFSAATIRQQADELLARMPVQRPLLEESAWSQQDLASSSVSTSPGRSNASCTSSPLTGPSSAAPSPAGNNLDGLFAITGLACRYPGANNPDQLWNLFMERRDAITTIEKPANRGLSCELTGDGTFVPRYGLIDGLDEVDGAKWSKTEEDIRVLDPQKLVFLDVASEALADAGISLARGSSTNNIGVFVGAAPNIRCLAPKTGVCPNHTFEEHYRSLLDPPVGTLAAYKLNLTGPNVTVNAACASSMTALHLALNSLAQGECSHALVGGVSIRYQGEGGYPAVPGRDFSPTGSCLPLDARADGGLPADGAAAILVRPLRDAISAGDSVYAVIEVHAIGSDGSVAKAGLGVPSAPGLARTVAVAVGRAPRVPTYIEMHASGTPWGDAIEVDALRIALGEKLKGAAGGEAAAGNRSPAPLMVGSSKGNCGNTEAASGLLSLMKAALSLRKGVVPPLRELKEANPKCGFDATIQPLREPLLLQPSVRIGVNSMGYGGSNAHFVLAAPEVYGAVGKG from the exons ATGCCCGCCCCTACTCCCATGCCCTTCTTCTCTGGGCCGGCTCCTGAGCCTGGGACGCCTATGGTAGCTAACCTCAGTCCTCCAACCGGCGACCTCGAGGCCGTAATGCCTCTGTCCAAGGTCCAGCTGGTGCTCTGGCTCGACTACCTCCGTCGGCCCATGGCCACCCACTACCTCCTCACCGCTAAGGTAGACCTCGGCCACCATGCGGTTTCGCTGGAAGACATTGTTCGCG CCATCCATCTTCTCACCCGCCGCCACGCCATGCTGCGGAGCACCTTTCATGTTGAGGACTCAGGTGCGGCCGCAGATGATTTCGAGAAGGCCTACATGGCCGTTCACACCGCGGAGACGGCATTTCCCGACATCGAAATGATCGACCACAGCCAGACCGCTGGTTCCAACCTGAACTGGCGGCGGGGCTTCGATCTTTCGACACAGTTTCCCATCCGCTGGGTCATCTGTACGGATACTTCTCCGCGCGGTCAGGGTCTGCCGGGCCCGACCTGCACGCTGTACGTGGTGGGCCACCATATCGCCGTGGATGGCTCCGCCATGAACCTTCTGTTCAAGGAGGTGCTGGTAAGCCTCGGCCTTCGAGATGAGGAACGGGAGCAGGCGGTGGCAACGCCCCAAAATCAGTTGTCTTTGTTTTTGTCGTACGGCGATTACATTCATCAACAG AATGCCTATCTACGGAGCTCTCCCGGTCAGGCCGCTCGCAAGTTCTGGCTGTCCCAGGTCCGCCACACGACGCCGTTTGAGTGGaacatggcggcggcggggacggCGGCCGAGGTAGGCGGACGCGAGATCCCGAACCGCACCATCGACACATGGTCCTTCTGGTCCAACGAGGAGATCAGGAAGTGGAGTCAGCCGTACAAGACGTCTTGGTTCCGCATCGTCGCGTCGATTGTAGGCCTTGTGACGGCGGGCGCCTCGACGCCCGCGCCTCACCACGACCACGCCCTAATGGTTGCATTCGCGAGCCGCCCGCCGGCCTTTGCATCGTGCGTCTCGCACATGGCCAACACGATGCCCGTCAGGTTCCCGCTGTCGGCCTTGTTgcgcgacggcggcaaggccACCTTCGCAGACGCCGTCAAGGCCTTTGGCAAGAACCTCTCGCAGGCCAAGAGGCACGAGATGTACCCTTTCATGACACTCATGGAGGAGGCGTCCAAGGTCATGGACGACGGCTTGCTCCGCTTCAAGGTGGCTTTGTCTTTCACCCCCATGCCAGCCGACGGCCGCTACGCCCTGTGCCCGATCGAAGGAGTCTGGGACCTTTTTTTCTGTTTTCTTAGGCAGGACGACGGGGTTTCGCTCGGA GTCATCGCCAACCCCCGAGTGTTTGACCAGGAGGCCGTCTCCCGGCTCAAGACCATGTTCGTCGAGACGGCGGCCCTGTCACAGACGAACCCCGAGTTCCTCCTGAGCAGCCTCGATTTCATGCAGAATCGCGATCTGGGGCAGATCATTGCGGGGCCGCGCATCGACGACGTGGAGGCCATCAGCAACTGCCGCGTGCACCAATGGATCCGCGCGCGCGCCGCGGTGCAGCCTGACGCCGTCGCCCTGTTCTCGGCAGAGAGGCAGGCGAGCATGACGTATGCAGAGGTGGTCGGAAAGAGCGCGCAGATTGCCAGACTCCTCGTTCGAACCGGCACAGCGCCTGGCGACAAGGTGGTGCTGCACATCGACCGCTCGTTCGAGACGGTCGCGTGGATCCTCGGCATTCTCGAGGCCGGCGCCTGCTTCGTGGTCATCGACAAGGCGTGGCCGGCAAGGCACAAGTCAGCCATCTGGGGAGTTCTGAAGCCGAAGGTAATCGTCACGGACACGCATGAGGTCCCCAATCCCCATGGTGCCGTCGTCATCAACACCCTGGAGCACAGGGACGAGATCACGTCAATGCCAAAAGAACCGCTCGGGATCCAGACGGCCAATGACTCTTTGGCATCTG TCATCTTCACATCGGGATCGACGGGACAGCCCAAGGGCGTCATGATCGACCAGGCCAACATCAGCCACTTCGTTAGCGCGACACGAAGCGTCTACAAGATCGGCCCGTTCTCGCGAGTACTGCAGTTTGCCTCGTTTGCCTTCGACGCGTCCTTGCTTGAGTGGGCCGTGACTCTTGCGTACGGCGGCACGCTATGTTTCGCCGAACAACCGCAGGTCCTGGTAGGCGAGTACCTGAGCGAGGTGATACGCCGCAACCGCGTCAACTTTTTCCATACCACCCCGTCTGTGCTGTTCACGCTTAGAGATGCCGTCGAGGACGATAGGGATAACTACCCGAGCCTCAGCATCGTCTCTGTCGGCGGGGAAGCCTCGCCGGCTGGTTTGTTGAACCAGTGGAGGCGGAAGTTCGAGGTGCTACACGCCTACGGGCCGACCGAGACCACGTAC GTCATCCCTCAAAATTCCAACCCCGACGGCGAGCAGCAGAGCCCGACGCCGGGGTCGTCGGTCATTGGCACGCCGCTTCCTAACACGCGCATCCTCATCTGCGCGCCAGACAGCTTGGAGCCGCTTCCGGCGGGCAAAGTGGGCGAGATCTGCATCGTGGGCCCGCAGACGGCTCGCGGCTACATCAGACAGGAGCAGCTAACGCGGTCCAAGTTTCACACGCTCGGCGTGGAGGGCGGCCGTCAGTTGCGTCTCTACCGCACGGGTGACCGCGGCTTTCTCTCAGTCGAGAACGGCGTCCTCTCCATCAGCGGTCGCATGGACACCGTCCGTGAGATCAAGGTGCGCGGCTATCGCGTGAACTTGCCCGAGGTCGAGCGCGGCGTCTTGGAAGCAAGCGACCTCATTTCCCTGGCATCAGTGCAAGTGGTTGATGGCTCCCTGGTAGCCCTTATAGTGCTTTCTACAACGATCgctggcagcggcggcgctgcCAGAGGCTCCGTCGACACTGCTACGTGGGACGAGCATGAGGCTGAGCTGCGCGCAAAGCTCGCCGCTAACATGCCCAGCTACGCTGTTCCATCGCGCTTCGTCGTCGTGGACATGCTGCCGCTGAACCCGAATGGCAAGATCGACCACGTCCAAGCGGGCAAGCTGGCCCAGAAGCTGGCGAGTGGTGGGGGGGTGGAAGCAGCCAAACCCGAGAACACGGCTGCCGCCGCAGTACTCAGCAGGCCTAAGACTTGTCCCGTCCCCACAGCAAAAGACGGCGAGATGGCGGAGCAGACGGTCGAAATCCGCCGGGCCAAGCTCACGGCACAGGTATCTGAGCTCTGGCGTCAGATTCTCCGCCTGTCGGGGCCGCTTGGCGAAGACGTATCCTTCTTCGACGCGGGCGGCCATAGCATGCTCCTCGAGCGGTTGCACAAGGCCATGGCGGCACGATTCCCCGAGGCCGGCCTCCGGCTACTGGACCTGTTCTCGGCAGCGACTATCCGCCAACAGGCCGACGAGCTGCTTGCGCGCATGCCTGTTCAGCGGCCCCTCCTGGAGGAGTCTGCTTGGTCCCAGCAGGACTTGGCATCCTCGTCAGTGTCAACGAGCCCGGGCCGAAGCAACGCCTCGTGCACGTCGTCACCGTTGACGGGCCCTTCCTCAGCGGCACCGAGCCCTGCAGGCAACAATTTGGATGGTCTGTTTGCGATCACGGGCTTGGCATGTCGCTACCCCGGCGCCAACAATCCCGACCAGCTCTGGAATCTCTTCATGGAGCGGCGGGACGCCATTACCACGATTGAGAAGCCGGCGAACAGGGGGTTGTCATGTGAGCTAACGGGGGATGGCACGTTTGTCCCGCGGTACGGGTTGATTGACGGCTTGGACGAGGTCGACGGCGCGAAGTGGTCTAAGACAGAGGAAGACATCAGGGTTCTGGATCCCCAA AAACTCGTTTTTCTGGACGTCGCCTCTGAAGCGCTTGCCGACGCCGGCATCTCTCTCGCCAGAGGCAGCAGCACCAACAACATCGGCGTTTTCGTGGGTGCCGCGCCAAATATTAGGTGCCTGGCCCCCAAGACGGGCGTGTGCCCCAATCACACCTTTGAGGAACACTACCGCTCCCTGCTGGACCCGCCCGTCGGAACCCTGGCCGCCTACAAGCTCAACCTGACCGGCCCCAACGTGACGGTCAACGCTGCCTGCGCCTCGTCCATGACGGCGTTGCACCTCGCCCTCAACTCTCTGGCGCAAGGCGAGTGCTCACACGCCCTCGTTGGCGGAGTCAGCATTAGGTAccagggcgagggcggctaTCCGGCCGTACCCGGGCGCGACTTCTCACCCACGGGTTCGTGCCTCCCTCTTGATGCTCGCGCCGACGGCGGCTTGCCGGCAGACGGCGCGGCGGCCATCCTGGTGCGCCCCTTGCGCGATGCCATCAGTGCGGGAGACAGCGTGTACGCCGTCATCGAGGTGCACGCCATCGGCAGCGACGGGTCCGTGGCCAAGGCCGGGCTGGGGGTCCCGTCGGCCCCGGGACTGGCGCGCACCGTGGCTGTGGCGGTAGGTCGTGCGCCGCGCGTGCCTACATACATCGAGATGCACGCGTCAGGCACGCCGTGGGGCGACGCAATCGAAGTCGACGCCCTCCGGATCGCGCTTGGGGAGAAGTTGAAGGGAGCCGCGGGGGGGGAGGCAGCGGCAGGGAACCGATCTCCCGCACCGCTCATGGTTGGGTCGAGCAAGGGCAACTGCGGCAACACCGAGGCAGCGTCCGGTCTGCTCAGCTTGATGAAGGCGGCTCTATCTCTCAGGAAAGGAGTGGTCCCGCCGCTTCGGGAACTGAAGGAGGCAAACCCAAAGTGTGGATTCGACGCCACTATTCAGCCTCTGCGCGAGCCATTGCTGCTGCAACCCTCGGTCCGCATCGGCGTCAACAGCATGGGGTATGGCGGGAGCAACGCGCACTTTGTTCTGGCAGCCCCCGAGGTGTACGGTGCCGTCGGGAAGGGTTAA